The following proteins come from a genomic window of Winogradskyella sp. PC-19:
- a CDS encoding MATE family efflux transporter — MQSNKISIKQFFKYFKIAVSGKEQDFTSGSIRRAVFMLAIPMILEMLMESIFAIVDIFYVSKVSVNAVATIGLTESVITLVYAVAIGLSMAATAIVARRIGEKNTEGASQAAVQVIFLGVIVAAFISVIGIIYPKEILGLMGGEFDLVEEGYGYTQILIGGNITIMLLFLINAIFRGAGDASVAMWALIVSNVLNIILDPIFIFGLGPIPAYGVQGAAIATTIGRGAAVIFQLFILFYGWSRIKVGFKDLVIRVSVMVNLIKVSLGGIGQFLIGTSSWVFLMRIMSEFGSEVLAGYTIAIRIMMFTLMPAWGLSNAAATLVGQNLGAKKPNRAEKSVWKTGKYSAIFMGIVSVIYLLSAPEIVSVFSKEVEVVKNGALCLRIIAAGYIFYGYGMVVINAFNGAGDTKTPTWINFICFWLFQLPFAYLMAITFDFGPIGVFLAITLAEVLIVVVGILWFKKGYWKSVNV, encoded by the coding sequence ATGCAATCAAATAAAATATCAATAAAACAATTTTTTAAATATTTCAAAATCGCAGTTTCTGGTAAGGAACAAGATTTTACTTCAGGTAGTATTCGTCGAGCAGTTTTCATGTTAGCTATTCCAATGATTCTGGAAATGCTTATGGAATCCATTTTTGCCATTGTAGACATTTTTTATGTATCCAAAGTCAGTGTAAATGCTGTAGCTACTATTGGGCTAACAGAATCTGTGATTACTTTGGTTTATGCGGTAGCGATAGGTCTTAGTATGGCTGCAACTGCTATTGTCGCCAGGCGAATAGGTGAAAAAAATACCGAAGGTGCTTCACAAGCTGCTGTTCAAGTTATCTTTCTAGGTGTTATAGTCGCTGCTTTTATAAGTGTAATAGGTATTATATACCCTAAAGAAATTTTAGGCTTAATGGGTGGAGAATTTGACCTTGTCGAAGAAGGCTACGGTTACACACAGATACTTATTGGTGGTAACATAACTATTATGTTACTGTTTTTAATTAATGCAATTTTTAGAGGTGCAGGTGATGCTTCTGTTGCTATGTGGGCATTGATTGTTTCGAATGTATTAAACATTATTTTAGATCCTATTTTTATTTTTGGATTAGGACCAATCCCTGCTTATGGAGTTCAAGGTGCAGCAATAGCTACAACAATTGGTAGAGGTGCAGCTGTTATATTTCAGCTATTTATATTGTTTTACGGATGGAGTCGAATTAAAGTGGGCTTTAAAGATTTAGTGATAAGAGTATCTGTAATGGTTAATCTCATCAAAGTTTCTCTTGGTGGTATAGGGCAGTTTTTAATTGGTACATCTTCATGGGTTTTTTTAATGCGTATTATGAGTGAATTTGGTAGTGAAGTCTTGGCAGGTTATACTATAGCTATTAGGATAATGATGTTTACATTAATGCCAGCTTGGGGTTTAAGTAATGCAGCAGCTACATTAGTCGGACAGAATTTAGGAGCTAAAAAGCCAAATCGTGCTGAAAAATCTGTCTGGAAAACTGGTAAGTATAGTGCTATTTTTATGGGAATAGTTTCTGTAATTTATTTACTCTCTGCACCAGAGATTGTTAGTGTATTTTCTAAAGAAGTCGAAGTTGTTAAAAATGGTGCTTTGTGCCTTAGAATAATTGCAGCAGGTTACATTTTTTATGGCTACGGCATGGTTGTAATAAATGCCTTTAATGGAGCCGGAGATACAAAAACGCCAACTTGGATTAACTTTATATGCTTTTGGTTGTTTCAATTGCCTTTTGCATATTTAATGGCTATTACATTTGACTTTGGACCAATAGGTGTGTTTTTGGCAATTACTCTAGCTGAAGTTCTTATAGTAGTTGTTGGTATCCTTTGGTTCAAAAAAGGATATTGGAAATCAGTAAATGTATAG
- a CDS encoding trans-sulfuration enzyme family protein, giving the protein MSKKELGVNTICTHVGEVKDEQFKGAVSPMYLSSSYEFLDVDVKRYPRYFNTPNQEFLSKKIAALEGTEAALIFSSGMAAISHMFLAFLQKGDHLVVQNTLYGGTVNFIKEEFHKYGIEYTFTDGYKAQDFEKAVQPNTKLIHIETPSNPLLTITDIRDIAQLAKSKGILTSIDNTFASPINQKPTEFGVDMVMHSATKYFGGHSDISAGAVASSHKHIERIWNVSKNLGGNLSDMTVWMLERSMKTLGLRVRAQTKNALKLAKWLNKHPKISKVYYPGLKSHPEYKLAKSQMTGFGAMLSFELCKSFDSENFQKKLKLIKSSMSLAGVESTVISPHLTSHALLTQEERDAVGISDQLIRFSVGIEDVKDLKADINQAIGSL; this is encoded by the coding sequence ATGTCAAAAAAAGAATTAGGAGTAAATACAATTTGCACACATGTAGGTGAAGTCAAAGATGAACAGTTTAAAGGCGCTGTGTCGCCCATGTATTTGAGTTCTTCGTATGAATTTTTAGATGTAGATGTCAAACGCTACCCACGTTATTTTAACACACCAAACCAAGAGTTTTTATCAAAAAAAATAGCGGCTTTAGAAGGTACAGAAGCTGCATTGATTTTTAGTTCAGGTATGGCCGCAATTAGTCATATGTTTTTAGCTTTTTTACAAAAAGGGGACCATTTAGTCGTACAGAATACACTTTACGGCGGAACTGTAAACTTTATAAAAGAAGAATTTCATAAATATGGTATTGAGTATACATTCACAGATGGTTATAAAGCACAAGACTTTGAAAAAGCGGTACAACCCAATACAAAATTGATTCATATTGAAACACCTTCAAACCCTTTGCTAACCATAACAGATATTAGAGATATAGCTCAATTAGCAAAATCTAAGGGTATTCTAACTTCTATCGATAATACATTTGCTTCGCCAATTAATCAAAAGCCAACGGAATTTGGCGTAGATATGGTTATGCATTCCGCAACAAAATATTTTGGTGGACATAGTGATATTTCGGCAGGAGCAGTTGCAAGTTCTCATAAACATATTGAACGTATTTGGAATGTATCTAAAAATTTAGGAGGAAACTTGAGTGATATGACTGTTTGGATGTTAGAGCGCAGCATGAAAACCTTGGGATTACGTGTTAGAGCACAAACTAAAAATGCGTTAAAGCTAGCCAAATGGCTTAATAAGCATCCTAAAATTTCCAAAGTATATTACCCTGGTTTAAAATCGCATCCAGAATATAAATTAGCTAAATCACAAATGACAGGTTTTGGTGCGATGTTATCATTTGAGTTATGCAAAAGTTTTGATTCAGAGAATTTTCAAAAGAAATTAAAGCTTATAAAATCATCGATGAGCTTGGCAGGAGTAGAAAGCACAGTGATATCACCACATTTGACATCACACGCTTTATTAACCCAAGAAGAGCGTGATGCTGTCGGCATTAGTGACCAATTGATTCGTTTTTCTGTTGGTATTGAAGATGTAAAAGATTTAAAGGCAGATATTAATCAAGCTATAGGCTCGCTATAG
- the pckA gene encoding phosphoenolpyruvate carboxykinase (ATP), whose protein sequence is METLLNKTRDLTKYGITDTNAHWNLSPEELQAITIKKRMGKETANGTLAINTGKFTGRSPQDRFLVKDDYTKDRVWWGKTNKPVSAENFDYLQSEIEKYLSGKEIYARDGYVCADPKYKMNVRTITEYPWSNMFIYNMFLRPDDSELENFEEEWLVLCAPGYECKEPKKYGIRQGNFSILNFTKKIALVGGSAYTGEMKKGIFSALNMILPVDKNVLPMHCSANVGETGDTAIFFGLSGTGKTTLSADPNRKLIGDDEHGWTAENRIFNFEGGCYAKVIDLTEDKEPEIYRAIKPGAILENVIFKDNNEIDFMDSSITQNTRVSYPIYHIDNIQESSYADNPKNIFFLTCDAFGVLPPVSKLTPGQAAYHFISGYTAKVAGTEAGITEPVPSFSACFGEPFMPLHPTKYAEMLSKKMQEAGVNVWLVNTGWSGGPYGVGSRIKLKYTRAMITAILEGELDNVDFEQHPIFGLNMPKYCPNVPTEMLDPMNTWLQKGAYISKAIQLAHSFHLNFEKFASEASEQIIEGGPLIDEHHHLNDHV, encoded by the coding sequence ATGGAAACATTATTAAACAAAACTAGAGACCTAACAAAATATGGTATAACGGACACCAATGCACATTGGAATCTTTCTCCAGAAGAACTACAAGCCATAACTATCAAAAAAAGAATGGGTAAAGAAACAGCAAATGGTACGTTAGCAATTAATACTGGTAAGTTTACTGGTCGTTCACCACAAGACAGATTTTTAGTTAAAGATGATTACACAAAAGACCGTGTTTGGTGGGGAAAAACTAACAAACCCGTTTCAGCGGAAAATTTTGATTATTTACAATCTGAAATCGAAAAATATCTTAGCGGAAAAGAAATTTATGCAAGAGATGGATATGTTTGTGCTGACCCTAAATACAAAATGAATGTTAGAACAATTACTGAATATCCATGGTCAAACATGTTTATTTATAATATGTTTTTAAGACCTGATGATTCTGAATTAGAAAATTTTGAAGAAGAATGGTTGGTGCTTTGTGCTCCTGGATATGAATGTAAAGAGCCCAAAAAGTATGGTATTCGCCAAGGCAATTTCTCTATATTAAACTTTACTAAAAAAATAGCTTTAGTAGGCGGTTCAGCTTACACAGGCGAAATGAAAAAAGGTATTTTCTCTGCTTTAAACATGATTTTACCTGTTGACAAAAATGTCTTACCAATGCACTGTTCTGCTAATGTAGGAGAAACTGGAGATACAGCTATTTTCTTTGGACTATCTGGTACAGGTAAAACTACACTTTCTGCGGATCCAAATCGTAAATTAATTGGTGATGATGAACATGGCTGGACAGCTGAGAATAGAATCTTTAATTTTGAAGGTGGTTGCTATGCAAAAGTTATTGACCTTACTGAAGATAAGGAACCAGAAATTTATAGAGCAATTAAGCCTGGAGCTATTTTAGAAAATGTCATTTTTAAAGATAATAACGAAATTGACTTTATGGACAGTAGTATTACGCAAAACACGCGTGTAAGCTACCCTATTTACCATATTGATAATATACAAGAGTCCTCTTACGCGGATAACCCAAAAAATATCTTCTTCTTGACTTGTGATGCTTTTGGTGTATTACCACCAGTATCAAAGCTAACTCCTGGTCAAGCTGCGTACCATTTTATCTCGGGTTACACAGCAAAAGTTGCAGGTACTGAAGCAGGAATTACAGAACCTGTTCCATCATTCTCAGCTTGTTTTGGCGAACCTTTTATGCCATTACACCCTACTAAATATGCTGAGATGTTAAGTAAGAAAATGCAAGAAGCTGGTGTTAATGTCTGGTTAGTGAATACTGGATGGAGCGGCGGACCTTACGGTGTTGGTTCACGTATTAAGCTTAAGTATACAAGAGCAATGATTACTGCAATATTAGAAGGCGAATTAGACAATGTAGACTTTGAACAACACCCAATATTCGGATTAAACATGCCAAAATATTGTCCTAATGTTCCAACAGAAATGTTAGATCCTATGAACACATGGCTACAAAAAGGCGCTTACATAAGTAAAGCCATACAATTAGCACACTCGTTTCACTTAAATTTTGAAAAATTTGCTAGTGAAGCTTCTGAACAAATTATTGAAGGCGGTCCACTGATTGATGAACATCATCACTTAAATGACCACGTTTAA
- the bshB1 gene encoding bacillithiol biosynthesis deacetylase BshB1 has translation MKLDILAIGAHPDDVELGCGGTVAKEVSNGKKVGILDLTRGELGTRGTAETRDEEASNAAQILGVIVRENIAFADGFFTNDKKHQLEIIKVIRKYQPEIVLCNAVDDRHIDHGKGSKLVSDACFLSGLIKVETQVDGKKQSPWRPKTVYHYIQWKELKPDIVVDISGFMDKKMDSVFAYKTQFYNPDSSEPETPISSKNFSDSIEYRARNIGRIIGVEYAEGYTVERYPAVESLFDLK, from the coding sequence ATGAAATTAGACATATTAGCCATTGGTGCTCATCCTGATGATGTAGAGTTGGGTTGTGGTGGTACAGTTGCCAAAGAAGTTTCCAATGGAAAAAAAGTTGGTATCTTAGATTTGACTCGCGGAGAACTTGGAACCAGAGGAACAGCTGAAACTAGAGATGAAGAAGCTTCTAATGCAGCACAAATTTTGGGTGTTATCGTAAGGGAAAATATTGCCTTTGCAGATGGTTTTTTTACGAATGACAAAAAGCACCAGTTAGAAATTATTAAGGTAATTCGAAAATATCAACCTGAAATTGTGCTCTGTAATGCTGTCGATGATAGGCATATTGACCATGGTAAAGGAAGTAAACTTGTAAGTGATGCTTGTTTTTTAAGTGGACTAATTAAAGTAGAAACACAAGTTGATGGAAAAAAGCAATCACCATGGCGTCCAAAAACTGTATATCATTATATACAATGGAAGGAATTAAAGCCTGATATTGTTGTCGATATATCGGGTTTTATGGACAAAAAAATGGACTCTGTGTTTGCTTACAAAACTCAGTTTTATAATCCAGATAGTAGCGAGCCTGAAACACCAATTTCTAGCAAGAATTTTTCTGATAGTATTGAGTATAGAGCCAGAAATATTGGACGTATTATTGGTGTAGAATATGCTGAAGGCTATACAGTTGAGAGATATCCTGCTGTTGAAAGCTTATTTGATTTAAAATAA
- a CDS encoding M28 family peptidase, producing MKKSISILCLLLIFTACKGGKTSNIKSSASANPAEYAKTITQEELKTLLYKYASDEFEGRNTGEKGQKMAVEYLKKQYQSMGIGTPLTGEDYFQEVPLQKPAVAIAEVSINGKSFDAFTNHIVLSLSKSLDINTSDIVYVGHGIDSENYSDYKNLDVKGKIILAKAGEPKDASGNYITSGNTEDTKWTNGRQSLSSKRNAARDNGAKAMLYFDDALFSRYAPFYQRQSESGFSGRLSLNDNASDFAFMMINKDMAKALHSSISEDSSAKNLKTNISLKADRKAEDVMSENVVAFIKGSEKPDEILVISAHLDHEGIKDGEVYNGADDDGSGTVAILEIAEAFQKAVKDGHQPKRSILFLHVTGEEKGLLGSRYYTDINPIFPLENTVADLNIDMIGRIDPKRKEGDRNYVYLIGSDKLSSELHNLSEEVNKKYTNVELDYTYNDENDKNRYYYRSDHYNFAKNNIPVIFYFNGTHDDYHRPTDTPDKIEYDLLENRTRLVFHTAWEVANRDNRVTVDKAE from the coding sequence ATGAAAAAATCTATTTCAATTTTATGCTTATTACTCATTTTTACAGCTTGTAAAGGTGGAAAAACTAGTAACATAAAATCCTCTGCTTCTGCAAATCCTGCAGAATATGCCAAGACAATCACACAAGAAGAATTAAAGACATTATTGTATAAATATGCTTCTGATGAATTTGAAGGTCGTAATACTGGTGAAAAAGGACAGAAAATGGCTGTTGAATATCTCAAAAAACAATACCAAAGTATGGGAATTGGTACGCCATTAACTGGAGAGGATTATTTTCAAGAAGTTCCTTTACAAAAACCAGCTGTTGCTATAGCAGAGGTATCGATCAATGGCAAATCTTTTGATGCCTTTACAAATCATATAGTTTTGTCTCTTTCAAAAAGCTTAGACATCAATACCTCTGATATTGTATACGTTGGTCATGGAATTGATTCTGAAAACTATTCTGATTATAAGAATCTTGATGTTAAAGGAAAAATAATTTTAGCAAAAGCAGGTGAACCAAAAGATGCAAGCGGAAATTATATTACTTCTGGAAATACAGAAGATACAAAATGGACTAATGGCCGTCAGTCATTATCTAGCAAAAGAAATGCAGCGAGAGATAATGGTGCTAAAGCCATGTTATATTTTGATGATGCATTATTTTCGAGATACGCACCATTTTATCAAAGACAATCTGAGTCTGGTTTCTCAGGAAGATTATCGCTTAATGATAACGCTTCTGATTTTGCATTTATGATGATTAATAAAGATATGGCCAAAGCTTTACATTCTTCAATTAGCGAAGATAGTTCGGCAAAGAATTTAAAAACTAATATATCTTTAAAAGCAGATAGAAAAGCTGAAGACGTGATGTCTGAAAATGTTGTTGCTTTTATCAAAGGTTCTGAAAAACCAGATGAAATTCTTGTAATTTCTGCACATTTAGACCATGAAGGTATTAAAGATGGTGAAGTTTATAACGGTGCGGATGACGATGGTTCTGGAACAGTAGCCATTTTAGAAATAGCTGAAGCATTTCAAAAAGCAGTAAAAGATGGACACCAACCGAAACGTTCTATACTTTTCTTGCACGTTACTGGTGAAGAAAAAGGTCTTTTAGGCTCTCGATACTATACGGATATAAATCCTATTTTCCCTCTAGAAAATACTGTAGCTGATTTAAATATAGATATGATTGGTCGTATAGACCCAAAACGTAAAGAAGGTGACAGAAACTATGTTTATTTAATTGGTAGTGATAAGTTAAGCTCAGAATTACATAACCTTTCTGAGGAAGTAAATAAAAAATATACAAACGTAGAGTTAGATTACACTTATAACGACGAAAATGATAAGAACCGTTATTATTATCGTTCTGATCACTATAATTTTGCTAAGAATAATATACCTGTAATATTTTATTTTAATGGTACACATGATGATTATCATAGACCAACTGATACTCCAGATAAAATTGAATATGATTTATTAGAGAACAGAACAAGGTTGGTTTTTCATACCGCTTGGGAAGTTGCCAACAGAGATAATCGTGTTACAGTTGATAAAGCAGAGTAA
- a CDS encoding M28 family metallopeptidase, whose protein sequence is MRFIVASLLLLVGTCSNQRHSEKVKDLKASIKYSDKAQVQTYLNTITEEELKEFVYEIADDKYAGRMTGEEGHNKVCDYIRSYYKSIGLKSPESHQNYYQKVPKDQLPEELNASQNVLAYIEGSEMPNEYIYISAHSDHEGIVNGEIYPGADDNGSGTAAVFEMAEAFIKASKDGLSPRRSIVFLHVTGEEVGLHGSRYYTNNPIFPIESTIANLNIDMIGRIDNRHNQNDDYIYVIGSDRISTELDFIVREANDEFTNIELDYKYNDINDPNRYYNRSDHYNFALKDIPVIFFFNGEHEDYTKPTDTPDKIVYPLLAKRTKLIFATAWYLANTNQTLSKEVL, encoded by the coding sequence ATGAGATTTATAGTCGCTTCACTCCTACTTTTGGTTGGTACATGCTCCAATCAAAGACACAGCGAAAAAGTAAAAGATTTAAAGGCTTCCATTAAGTATAGTGATAAAGCTCAGGTGCAAACCTATCTTAACACCATTACTGAGGAAGAACTAAAAGAGTTTGTTTATGAAATAGCAGATGACAAATATGCTGGAAGAATGACAGGAGAAGAAGGGCATAATAAAGTTTGTGATTATATAAGAAGCTATTATAAATCTATTGGTCTAAAGTCACCTGAGTCACATCAAAACTACTATCAAAAGGTACCTAAAGATCAGCTACCCGAGGAACTGAACGCTTCGCAAAATGTCTTAGCTTACATTGAAGGAAGTGAAATGCCAAACGAGTATATCTATATCTCTGCACATTCTGATCATGAAGGAATAGTTAATGGTGAAATATATCCTGGAGCAGATGATAATGGCTCAGGAACCGCAGCAGTATTCGAAATGGCGGAAGCATTTATCAAAGCTTCAAAAGATGGTTTAAGTCCACGTAGAAGTATCGTTTTTTTACATGTTACTGGAGAAGAAGTTGGGCTTCACGGATCAAGATATTATACAAATAACCCTATTTTTCCAATTGAAAGTACAATAGCCAATCTAAATATAGATATGATTGGAAGAATAGATAATAGGCATAACCAAAACGATGATTATATATATGTCATTGGTTCAGATAGAATAAGCACAGAATTAGATTTTATTGTCAGAGAGGCAAATGATGAATTTACAAATATAGAATTGGACTATAAGTACAACGATATAAACGACCCAAACAGATATTATAATCGATCTGACCATTATAATTTTGCACTCAAGGACATTCCTGTTATATTCTTTTTTAATGGGGAGCATGAAGATTACACAAAACCTACTGATACTCCAGATAAGATTGTTTATCCTTTATTAGCAAAGCGAACAAAACTTATATTCGCTACTGCTTGGTATTTAGCAAATACTAATCAGACGCTAAGTAAAGAGGTGCTTTAA
- a CDS encoding FUSC family protein, with product MKRLLIIIGFISAILAIVLCVTPLFKIAVFPIIAAFLCGLGLLFLKKKKNIKTKAIQYIFLLTIISLSFTIYKTIFIKAEVGNTEELDQLDESSEEEALKELEDIEIDF from the coding sequence ATGAAAAGACTACTTATAATTATCGGTTTTATTTCAGCAATATTAGCTATTGTTCTTTGTGTTACTCCATTATTCAAAATTGCAGTATTCCCAATAATTGCAGCTTTTTTATGCGGTTTGGGACTACTATTCTTAAAAAAGAAAAAAAATATAAAAACAAAGGCGATACAATACATATTTCTATTGACTATTATATCGTTATCATTTACTATTTATAAAACTATTTTTATAAAAGCTGAAGTTGGAAATACTGAAGAACTTGACCAATTAGACGAATCATCCGAGGAAGAGGCTTTAAAAGAATTAGAAGACATTGAAATAGACTTCTAA
- a CDS encoding DUF3108 domain-containing protein, which yields MKRILLTITFFSVLLINGQNKTIPFGEKLVFTASYNMSGLLTDIAQVTMETSKVKTSSSTLMRLKCSAATFSNFDSFFKVRDLYESYVSPTSLTPYLYKRDINEGGYYKFMQYKYRRKTKSVESIKKKRRSDGTIWEEKKRLSIDSSTKDLVATLYTLRNLDIHKANIGDASSFKVLFDNQETTVVFKYLGKETISSKIGRKECYKIAISLRGSDLLRGNNSNIIWLTADANKVPLLAKFKIPVGNGELKIKSAIGLKH from the coding sequence ATGAAGCGTATTTTATTAACCATAACTTTTTTTTCTGTTCTATTAATAAATGGGCAAAATAAAACAATTCCATTTGGCGAAAAATTAGTATTTACAGCATCATATAACATGTCTGGCTTACTAACAGATATAGCTCAAGTTACTATGGAAACTAGTAAGGTAAAAACATCTTCAAGTACTTTGATGCGTCTTAAGTGTTCGGCAGCTACCTTTAGCAACTTCGATAGCTTTTTTAAAGTTAGAGATTTGTACGAAAGTTATGTTAGTCCAACGAGTCTAACACCCTACTTATATAAACGTGATATAAATGAAGGCGGTTATTATAAATTTATGCAATATAAATACCGACGAAAAACAAAGTCTGTTGAAAGCATTAAAAAGAAACGTCGCAGTGATGGTACAATCTGGGAAGAAAAAAAACGACTTAGTATTGATAGCTCAACAAAAGATTTGGTAGCAACCTTATACACACTTCGTAACCTTGATATACACAAAGCAAATATTGGAGATGCTTCAAGTTTTAAAGTCTTATTCGATAACCAGGAAACTACCGTTGTATTTAAATACTTGGGTAAAGAAACTATTTCTTCTAAAATTGGCCGAAAAGAATGTTACAAAATAGCTATTAGCCTAAGAGGTTCTGACCTTCTTAGAGGAAATAACTCTAATATTATTTGGCTTACTGCAGACGCAAATAAAGTTCCTTTACTAGCAAAATTTAAAATTCCGGTAGGAAATGGAGAACTGAAAATAAAATCTGCAATTGGACTAAAACATTAA
- a CDS encoding site-specific integrase: protein MNKTFGLLFYLKKSKVDAQGKCPIYLRITIDGKRTEISTKRTIEIEKWSVEANKAIGRTENIRELNAYLDSLTTKVYQSQRDLIQDNKEVTTETLKNKFLGVEEKQRTLITIFNNHNKQVEKLVGREFSTGTLERYKTVCKHLQEFMQHQYNVSDIPVNRIDHKYITDFEFYLKTVRNCGHNSTIKYIKNFKKIVRIAIANDWIKKDPFLNYKVRLKEVERQFLSEEEIQTMLEKELHTNRLEQVRDIFIFCCFTGLAYSDVKKLSKDNLVFGIDGDKWIKTKRTKTDTRSNIPLLPTALEIIKKYENHPEAVTKDVLLPVLSNQKSNAYLKEIADLCGINKNLTTHLARHTFATTVTLSNGVPMESVSKMLGHKSLKTTQHYAKILDRKVSDDMAILKQKFADKSNVDASKRIAN, encoded by the coding sequence ATGAACAAAACATTTGGATTATTATTCTACTTAAAAAAGAGTAAAGTAGATGCACAGGGCAAATGCCCTATTTACCTACGTATTACCATAGATGGTAAGCGTACAGAGATTAGTACAAAACGTACCATTGAGATTGAGAAATGGAGCGTTGAAGCCAATAAAGCTATTGGAAGAACAGAAAATATACGAGAACTAAATGCCTATTTAGATTCACTTACTACAAAAGTATATCAAAGCCAAAGAGACTTAATTCAAGATAACAAGGAGGTTACAACCGAAACCCTTAAAAACAAGTTTTTAGGTGTTGAGGAAAAACAAAGAACACTCATAACCATCTTTAATAATCACAACAAGCAAGTTGAAAAATTAGTTGGTAGAGAGTTTTCAACAGGAACTTTAGAACGTTATAAAACAGTATGTAAGCATCTGCAAGAGTTTATGCAACATCAATACAATGTAAGTGATATACCTGTAAACAGAATAGACCACAAGTATATTACAGATTTTGAGTTCTATTTAAAAACGGTTAGAAACTGCGGACATAACAGTACAATTAAGTATATCAAGAATTTTAAAAAGATTGTACGTATTGCAATAGCAAACGATTGGATTAAAAAAGACCCATTTCTAAATTATAAAGTCCGTTTAAAAGAAGTGGAACGTCAATTTCTTTCAGAAGAAGAAATACAAACAATGCTCGAAAAAGAGTTACACACTAATAGATTAGAGCAAGTAAGAGACATTTTTATATTCTGTTGTTTTACAGGTTTAGCGTATAGCGACGTTAAGAAACTATCAAAAGATAATTTGGTATTTGGTATTGATGGAGATAAGTGGATAAAGACAAAGCGTACTAAAACAGATACACGTAGTAACATTCCCCTACTTCCGACTGCTTTAGAGATTATAAAGAAATACGAGAACCATCCAGAGGCAGTTACAAAAGATGTATTGCTTCCTGTATTGAGCAATCAAAAGTCTAATGCCTATTTAAAAGAGATAGCAGATTTGTGTGGTATCAATAAAAACTTAACCACCCATTTAGCTCGTCATACGTTTGCAACTACGGTAACATTGTCTAATGGTGTGCCAATGGAATCAGTTAGTAAAATGTTAGGTCATAAATCACTAAAAACAACGCAACACTATGCTAAAATATTGGATAGAAAAGTAAGCGATGATATGGCAATTTTGAAACAAAAATTTGCTGATAAAAGTAATGTTGATGCTTCCAAAAGAATCGCTAATTAA
- a CDS encoding helix-turn-helix domain-containing protein has translation MTFEVITKDDLKTLKQEIITELKTILGSQTEQKKWLKSADVRELLNISAGTLQNLRINGTLPYTKMGKTMYYEYDDVIGILIQNKSA, from the coding sequence ATGACATTTGAAGTAATTACAAAGGATGATTTAAAGACTCTTAAACAGGAAATCATCACAGAACTGAAGACAATTTTAGGAAGCCAAACAGAGCAAAAAAAGTGGTTAAAATCAGCAGACGTACGTGAGCTATTAAATATTTCAGCAGGCACGTTGCAGAATTTACGAATCAACGGAACATTACCTTATACAAAAATGGGTAAAACTATGTACTATGAATATGATGATGTAATCGGAATTTTAATCCAAAACAAAAGTGCATAA
- a CDS encoding DUF6660 family protein: protein MKFVTVILSLIILLLSAKSCSDGQNIEDQHQDEISVNHNHQGDSDDSCPVTCICNCCGMTITYEPIKTFDLKLNIEISTDLISTYQPIYGFNFLSNIWHPPQVIS, encoded by the coding sequence GTGAAATTTGTAACAGTCATATTATCATTAATAATACTATTGCTTTCAGCAAAGTCTTGTTCTGATGGTCAAAACATAGAAGACCAGCATCAAGACGAGATAAGTGTTAATCACAACCACCAAGGAGATAGTGACGATTCTTGTCCTGTAACTTGTATTTGTAATTGTTGCGGTATGACAATTACTTACGAACCCATCAAGACATTTGATTTAAAACTTAATATTGAAATCTCAACGGATTTAATTTCTACATATCAACCTATTTACGGGTTTAATTTCCTTTCCAATATTTGGCATCCGCCACAAGTAATCAGCTAA